One stretch of Amycolatopsis tolypomycina DNA includes these proteins:
- a CDS encoding enoyl-CoA hydratase/isomerase family protein, with protein MTDGFDLARDGEVARLTLTRPEKMNAITYGMWAAIPDVVAEVEADPALKALVIAGAGKHFSAGADISEFGELRTTAEGAASYDKAVEGAVAALTAMRKPSVAMVQGNCIGGGCQISVACDFRFAADGARFGITPAKLGIVYHFDSTRQLVSLVGPAHAKYFLLSGELITAARAREIGLLNDVFPAADLEASTLAFVATLCSRSQASVRGMNRIIEKIVAGQETPDAEVEEIRAEALHGEDYAEGVAAFLERRPPRFTFR; from the coding sequence ATGACCGACGGATTCGACCTGGCGCGCGACGGCGAAGTCGCCCGCCTGACGCTGACCCGGCCGGAGAAGATGAACGCCATCACCTACGGCATGTGGGCGGCCATCCCGGATGTCGTGGCCGAGGTGGAGGCCGATCCGGCGCTGAAGGCCCTGGTGATCGCCGGAGCCGGCAAGCACTTCTCCGCCGGTGCCGACATCAGCGAGTTCGGGGAGCTGCGGACCACGGCCGAAGGCGCGGCGAGCTACGACAAGGCCGTCGAGGGCGCGGTCGCCGCGCTCACCGCGATGCGCAAGCCGTCGGTCGCGATGGTCCAGGGCAACTGCATCGGCGGCGGCTGCCAGATCTCCGTCGCCTGCGACTTCCGGTTCGCCGCCGACGGCGCGCGGTTCGGCATCACCCCGGCGAAGCTCGGCATCGTCTACCACTTCGACTCGACGCGCCAGCTCGTCTCGCTCGTCGGCCCCGCGCACGCCAAGTACTTCCTGCTCTCCGGCGAGCTGATCACGGCCGCCCGGGCCCGCGAGATCGGCCTGCTCAACGACGTCTTCCCGGCCGCCGACCTCGAAGCCTCGACGCTAGCCTTCGTCGCAACGCTCTGCTCTCGTTCCCAGGCGTCGGTCCGCGGGATGAACCGGATCATCGAAAAGATCGTCGCCGGGCAGGAAACCCCGGACGCCGAGGTCGAGGAGATCCGCGCGGAGGCCCTGCACGGCGAGGACTACGCGGAGGGCGTCGCCGCGTTCCTCGAGCGGCGCCCGCCGCGGTTCACCTTTCGCTGA
- a CDS encoding LysM peptidoglycan-binding domain-containing protein, whose protein sequence is MVENRITAVRRVLGRAGQAGCAGVLFAVLAGGPALAQDDPPQPPPVKYFIVPHADNPDDITLFKIAERALGDGRRFPEIFRLNEGRPRPDGTPFTDPTAIEPGQVLQLPDDAAPEPGVQYGPLPATPPLTPATAPAPVPAAGEPSGLGVGLASVVSGTGGLLTGLLAGLWWRRRPQLLPPAPFEPPAPAEEDFGSGSVSGTLPLPIVVPEPRPDVVFRPEPKTTELAIIVLDTAETQVIAAVRPGSRFHFRIGPEPDFADSPTVLVIDGDADRS, encoded by the coding sequence ATGGTCGAAAACCGGATCACCGCGGTCCGCCGCGTCCTCGGGCGGGCCGGCCAGGCCGGCTGCGCCGGTGTCCTCTTCGCCGTGCTCGCCGGCGGTCCCGCGCTCGCGCAGGACGATCCGCCGCAGCCGCCGCCGGTCAAGTACTTCATCGTGCCGCACGCCGACAACCCCGACGACATCACGCTGTTCAAGATCGCCGAACGCGCGCTCGGCGACGGGCGGCGCTTCCCCGAGATCTTCCGGCTCAACGAAGGCAGGCCGCGGCCCGACGGCACGCCGTTCACCGATCCCACCGCGATCGAGCCCGGCCAGGTGCTCCAGCTGCCCGACGACGCCGCCCCGGAGCCGGGCGTGCAGTACGGGCCGCTGCCGGCCACCCCGCCCCTCACCCCGGCCACGGCGCCCGCTCCCGTCCCCGCCGCCGGTGAGCCGTCCGGGCTCGGCGTCGGGCTGGCTTCGGTCGTCAGCGGCACCGGTGGCCTGCTGACCGGCCTGCTCGCCGGGCTCTGGTGGCGACGGCGGCCGCAGCTGCTCCCGCCGGCCCCGTTCGAGCCGCCCGCGCCCGCGGAGGAGGACTTCGGCTCCGGCTCGGTCAGCGGCACCCTGCCGCTGCCGATCGTGGTCCCCGAACCGCGTCCCGACGTCGTGTTCCGCCCGGAGCCGAAGACGACCGAGCTCGCGATCATCGTGCTCGACACCGCCGAAACCCAGGTGATCGCCGCGGTCCGGCCCGGCTCGCGGTTCCACTTCCGGATCGGCCCCGAACCGGACTTCGCCGACTCCCCGACCGTGCTCGTGATCGACGGCGACGCCGACCGGTCCTGA
- a CDS encoding peptidylprolyl isomerase produces the protein MATNQQRREAAKRKLERQLERRLEQQKRRRMIGAGVVGVAVLVVAGVVVWIVSANSSDGTDAAASSSAAPPPTELQIPTQRTALPKRATPLPNPTTCDFKADTTGKAPKKVNLPDGKNVPSTGTVNVTLKSTAGDIPLTLDRALAPCAVQSFVSLAKQNFYDGTMCHRLGTEGLQMLQCGDPAATGDPANDGQGGPGYTMPDEAFPEIKYGRGILAMAKTQAPNSGGSQFFMVYGNADGLSPDYSVFGSISDEGLKVLDAVAKAGIGNPNPQDGTGAPTKQVKFTGVTVS, from the coding sequence GTGGCGACCAACCAGCAGCGCCGCGAAGCTGCGAAGCGCAAACTCGAGCGGCAGCTCGAGCGCCGATTGGAGCAGCAGAAGCGACGCCGGATGATCGGGGCTGGTGTAGTCGGCGTGGCCGTCCTCGTCGTCGCCGGTGTCGTGGTGTGGATCGTGAGCGCGAACAGCAGCGACGGCACCGACGCCGCGGCGTCGTCCTCGGCCGCCCCGCCGCCGACCGAGCTCCAGATCCCCACGCAGCGCACCGCGCTGCCGAAGCGCGCGACGCCGTTGCCGAACCCGACGACGTGCGACTTCAAGGCCGACACGACGGGCAAGGCGCCGAAGAAGGTGAACCTGCCGGACGGCAAGAACGTGCCGTCGACCGGCACGGTGAACGTCACGCTGAAGAGCACGGCGGGCGACATCCCGCTGACGCTCGACCGCGCGCTCGCCCCCTGCGCGGTGCAGAGCTTCGTCAGCCTCGCCAAGCAGAACTTCTACGACGGCACCATGTGCCACCGGCTCGGCACCGAGGGCCTGCAGATGCTGCAGTGCGGTGACCCGGCGGCCACCGGCGACCCGGCGAACGACGGCCAGGGCGGCCCCGGCTACACGATGCCGGACGAGGCGTTCCCGGAGATCAAGTACGGCCGCGGCATCCTCGCCATGGCGAAGACGCAGGCCCCGAACTCCGGCGGCAGCCAGTTCTTCATGGTCTACGGCAACGCCGACGGCCTCTCGCCGGACTACTCGGTGTTCGGCAGCATCAGCGACGAGGGCCTGAAGGTGCTCGACGCGGTCGCCAAGGCCGGCATCGGGAACCCGAACCCGCAGGACGGCACCGGGGCGCCCACCAAACAGGTGAAATTCACCGGCGTCACCGTTTCGTAG
- a CDS encoding MBL fold metallo-hydrolase, translated as MLVVGFGSGPLQANCYLLAAAAGGPCVVVDPGQEVAAPLAAALAEHRLVPAALLATHGHPDHVASAAGLAAEHGVPLHLHPDDAPLYDGASLPLAPGTYAGLDVDVRHVPGHTPGSVALGLATPEGGRLALTGDTLFAGSVGRGDVAEAVRDLLAAFPDDTVVLPGHGPATTIGRERAGNPFLAGTGA; from the coding sequence GTGCTCGTCGTCGGGTTCGGCAGCGGCCCGCTGCAGGCCAACTGCTACCTGCTGGCGGCGGCCGCCGGCGGGCCGTGCGTGGTCGTGGATCCTGGCCAGGAGGTGGCCGCGCCGCTGGCCGCCGCGCTCGCCGAACACCGGCTGGTCCCGGCCGCGCTGCTGGCCACCCACGGCCACCCCGACCACGTCGCTTCGGCGGCCGGGCTGGCGGCCGAGCACGGCGTCCCCCTGCACCTGCACCCGGACGACGCGCCGCTGTACGACGGCGCCAGCCTGCCGCTGGCGCCGGGCACGTACGCGGGCCTGGACGTCGACGTCCGGCACGTGCCGGGGCACACCCCGGGCTCGGTGGCGCTGGGCCTGGCGACGCCCGAGGGCGGGCGGCTCGCGCTGACCGGCGACACGCTGTTCGCCGGGTCGGTCGGCCGCGGCGACGTGGCAGAGGCCGTGCGTGACCTGCTGGCGGCGTTCCCGGACGACACGGTGGTGCTGCCGGGCCACGGCCCGGCGACGACGATCGGCCGGGAACGCGCGGGCAACCCGTTCCTCGCCGGGACGGGGGCATGA